Proteins co-encoded in one Streptomyces roseochromogenus subsp. oscitans DS 12.976 genomic window:
- a CDS encoding MFS transporter, with protein MKLGRQFGWLWGAYAVSTFGTWLAFDAFAMIAVLVLHAGSAEVSLLASAGVAVGAVAAVPLGPWVEFRRKRPVMITADLVRCAALLTLPVAYALGVLGFAQLLAVSVTVAAADITFTAASGAHLKALVPPADRLTATSRFESTTWTAAVLGPPLGGAAIALVGPVTTVIADAVSYVLSALGIRAIGPGEPQPERTAAPRAGDLLDGWRHLLTSPALRPLFFNALANNALIMAVSPVLSVLMLGHLGFAPWQYGLAFAVPCLGGLLGSRLARPLATRYGRRRVLLTTGVLRALWSIGLAFVRPGVPGLLVVMVTEAGLITCNGVFSPVLAAERLDLTPSDRVARTLAAWSVTGKATTAAVTALWGLLAALTSPRTAIATAGILLLATPLLLRRPTERPSPASVPPSPVGPPPSR; from the coding sequence ATGAAGCTGGGCCGGCAGTTCGGATGGCTGTGGGGGGCGTATGCGGTCAGCACCTTCGGCACCTGGCTCGCCTTCGACGCCTTCGCGATGATCGCGGTCCTTGTGCTGCACGCCGGCTCCGCCGAGGTGTCCCTGCTCGCCTCCGCCGGCGTGGCGGTCGGCGCGGTGGCCGCCGTACCGCTCGGGCCGTGGGTGGAGTTCCGGCGCAAGCGGCCGGTGATGATCACCGCCGACCTCGTGCGCTGCGCCGCTCTGCTCACCCTGCCCGTCGCCTACGCGCTCGGCGTGCTCGGGTTCGCGCAGCTGCTGGCGGTCTCCGTGACCGTCGCGGCGGCCGACATCACCTTCACCGCCGCCTCCGGCGCCCATCTCAAGGCCCTCGTGCCGCCCGCGGACCGGCTCACCGCCACCAGCCGGTTCGAGTCGACCACCTGGACCGCCGCCGTGCTCGGCCCGCCGCTCGGCGGCGCCGCGATCGCCCTGGTCGGACCCGTGACGACCGTGATCGCGGACGCCGTCAGCTATGTGCTCTCCGCCCTGGGCATCCGCGCCATCGGACCCGGCGAGCCCCAGCCGGAGCGCACCGCCGCACCCCGCGCCGGTGACCTCCTCGACGGCTGGCGGCACCTGCTCACCAGCCCGGCCCTGCGCCCCTTGTTCTTCAACGCGCTCGCCAACAACGCCCTGATCATGGCCGTCTCGCCGGTGCTCTCGGTACTCATGCTCGGGCACCTCGGCTTCGCGCCCTGGCAGTACGGCCTCGCCTTCGCCGTGCCCTGCCTCGGCGGACTGCTCGGCTCCCGGCTGGCCCGCCCGCTCGCCACCCGCTACGGCCGACGCCGGGTCCTGCTCACTACCGGCGTGCTGCGCGCCCTCTGGTCCATCGGGCTCGCCTTCGTCCGCCCCGGCGTGCCCGGACTGCTGGTGGTGATGGTGACCGAGGCAGGGCTGATCACCTGCAACGGCGTGTTCAGCCCCGTACTCGCCGCCGAGCGCCTCGATCTCACGCCCTCCGACCGCGTGGCCCGTACCCTCGCCGCCTGGTCGGTCACCGGCAAGGCCACGACCGCCGCCGTGACCGCCCTGTGGGGCCTGCTGGCCGCCCTCACGAGCCCGCGCACCGCGATCGCCACGGCCGGGATCCTGCTGCTCGCGACCCCGCTGCTGCTGCGGCGCCCTACGGAACGACCGTCACCGGCCAGCGTCCCGCCTTCACCAGTCGGACCGCCACCGAGCCGATGA
- a CDS encoding universal stress protein translates to MTEQHEQHTPSHARFERGTDGPKVIVVGVDGSDSSLRAAAYAGGLARRQHALLAVVYVQPVLAAGAALGAPVAETTDEIAEDLVTYIREAAERVKGIFEVRWEFHTFRGDPYNGLVKAADELKADAVVVGASEQAGHRIIGSVAVRLVKAGRWPVTVVP, encoded by the coding sequence GTGACGGAACAGCACGAGCAGCACACCCCCTCGCATGCACGGTTCGAGCGGGGTACGGACGGGCCGAAGGTCATCGTCGTCGGGGTGGACGGCTCCGACTCCTCGCTGCGTGCCGCGGCGTACGCGGGCGGGCTCGCCCGGCGACAGCACGCGCTGCTGGCCGTGGTCTACGTGCAGCCGGTACTGGCGGCCGGGGCAGCGCTCGGGGCGCCGGTGGCGGAGACGACCGACGAGATCGCCGAGGACCTGGTGACCTACATCCGGGAGGCGGCCGAGCGGGTCAAGGGGATATTCGAGGTGCGCTGGGAGTTCCACACCTTCCGCGGCGACCCCTACAACGGCCTGGTCAAGGCGGCCGACGAGCTGAAGGCGGACGCGGTGGTCGTGGGCGCCTCGGAGCAGGCCGGGCACCGGATCATCGGCTCGGTGGCGGTCCGACTGGTGAAGGCGGGACGCTGGCCGGTGACGGTCGTTCCGTAG
- a CDS encoding amino acid permease — MERLRAGEGILRRKPIEHIEDTEVHEGVRLDRSLGLWQLTAIGVGGIIGAGIFTLAGTVANGTAGPAVLVSFLIAGVASACAALSYAEFAGLIPKAGSAYTYGYAVLGEFAGWFIGWDLLLEYTAIVAVVAIGISGYFGFLVQEMGAKLPHWMLGAPGTGDGHRVDLFAVILCLLIAWLLNLGIRSAARFETLVVALKVLVVLMVIGVGVFHIDTANYHPFFPYGVGGAFTGAATVFFAVFGYDAMSTAAEESRDAQRHMPKAIIYSLVISMVLYVAACLVLTGMQNYRHIDPKSGFSTAFKSVGLDRLADVIAVGAIIGILTVMFTFMLGVTRVWFSMSRDGLLPSWFAKTHPTRHVPTRVTWIVGVASAAIAGFVPIGSAAELTNIGILLAFVVVCTAVIVLRYRRPELPRTFRTPWMPVVPALGVVFSIWLITFLMWETWVRFAVWFVIGCAVYFGYSYKRSALAGRQPAE, encoded by the coding sequence ATGGAAAGGCTCCGCGCGGGTGAAGGCATTCTCCGCCGCAAACCCATCGAGCACATCGAGGACACGGAGGTCCACGAGGGCGTCCGGCTGGACCGGTCGCTGGGCCTGTGGCAGCTCACCGCGATCGGGGTGGGCGGCATCATCGGCGCGGGCATCTTCACGCTGGCCGGCACGGTGGCCAACGGCACGGCCGGACCCGCGGTGCTGGTGTCGTTCCTGATCGCCGGTGTGGCGAGCGCCTGTGCGGCGCTGTCGTACGCCGAGTTCGCCGGGCTGATCCCGAAGGCGGGGTCGGCGTACACCTACGGCTACGCGGTGCTCGGCGAGTTCGCGGGCTGGTTCATCGGCTGGGACCTGCTGCTGGAGTACACCGCGATCGTGGCGGTCGTCGCGATCGGCATCTCCGGCTATTTCGGCTTCCTGGTCCAGGAGATGGGCGCGAAACTGCCGCACTGGATGCTGGGGGCGCCGGGCACCGGGGACGGGCACCGGGTCGATCTGTTCGCGGTGATCCTGTGTCTGCTGATCGCCTGGCTGCTGAACCTGGGCATCCGCAGCGCGGCCCGCTTCGAGACCCTCGTGGTGGCGCTGAAGGTCCTGGTGGTGCTGATGGTGATCGGGGTCGGCGTGTTCCACATCGACACGGCGAACTACCATCCGTTCTTCCCGTACGGCGTCGGCGGCGCCTTCACCGGCGCGGCCACCGTGTTCTTCGCGGTGTTCGGCTACGACGCCATGTCGACGGCGGCCGAGGAGTCCAGGGACGCCCAGCGGCACATGCCGAAGGCGATCATCTACTCGCTGGTGATCTCCATGGTGCTGTACGTGGCGGCCTGTCTGGTGCTGACGGGCATGCAGAACTACCGGCACATCGACCCCAAGAGCGGCTTCTCCACCGCCTTCAAGTCGGTGGGCCTGGACCGGCTCGCGGACGTCATCGCGGTGGGCGCGATCATCGGCATCCTCACGGTGATGTTCACGTTCATGCTCGGCGTGACCCGTGTCTGGTTCTCCATGTCCCGTGACGGACTGCTGCCCAGCTGGTTCGCGAAGACGCACCCGACCCGCCATGTGCCGACCCGCGTGACGTGGATCGTCGGGGTGGCGTCGGCCGCCATCGCCGGGTTCGTCCCGATCGGCTCGGCGGCCGAACTGACCAACATCGGCATCCTGCTGGCGTTCGTGGTGGTGTGCACCGCGGTGATCGTGCTGCGCTACCGGCGTCCGGAGCTGCCGCGCACCTTCCGTACACCGTGGATGCCCGTCGTGCCGGCGCTGGGTGTCGTCTTCTCGATCTGGCTGATCACGTTCCTGATGTGGGAGACCTGGGTCCGGTTCGCGGTGTGGTTCGTGATCGGCTGCGCGGTCTACTTCGGCTACTCCTACAAGCGCTCGGCGCTGGCCGGACGGCAGCCCGCGGAATAG
- the lysX gene encoding bifunctional lysylphosphatidylglycerol synthetase/lysine--tRNA ligase LysX: MTASAEPVARRDPTAPAGPPTSGRLGWVPEAFATLFGALGLLCALLALIEPLRRVFRPVARTLDQLLVPISANLAYAVFLFLLAGAIAARKKVAWWLVVVYLGLLVLTDALGLTLGLYAQSVPSFVLCGLLLLLLVAARKEFYAASRRGALWRAIGVLLAGLAVAILLGWGLVLLFPGTLPANEHLVWAADRVLGGLFPPSSFTGRPPRKVTFLLGLLGALALLNAAAALFRSQRLEAALHGDEEARIRALLAAYGARDSLGYFATRRDKAVVFSPSGKAAVTYRVEAGVCLASGDPVGDPEAWPHAIAAWLDHARRYAWVPAVMGASEDGARAYARAGLGALELGDEAIVYVAAFDLDGRDMRVTRQAVHRVRRTGATCRIRRHAHLTEHEMEEIVDKADAWRDTETERGFSMALDRLGDPADGDCLLVEALGEDGSLLALLSFVPWGRDGISLDLMRRDRAAPNGVMEFMVADLCAAAPKLGVRRISLNFAVFRSVFEEGARIGAGPVLRLWRRLLLFFSRWWQLEALYRSNAKYHPEWYPRFICYGETASLARISLASGIAEGFVSVPSLRKLWGKGHPKTGQQPATAHGLPPLTALGLDGGDQAGPVAPDAGLPEQVRVRHHKLDTLRATGTDPYPVGVPAPTHALADVPPGTDVTVAGRLMLVRDFGGIVFAVLRDWSGDHQIALTRSGAGAALDRFTTGCDIGDHITATGHAGRSDKGEPTVFVTSWQLTGKCLHPLPDKRRGLTDPETRVRRRYLDLVTSPAARTVIRARSTAVQALRQGLLDRGFVEVETPMLQQIHGGANARPFTTHINAYDLDLYLRIAPELYLKRLCVGGLEKVFELGRTFRNEGVSYKHNPEFTMLEAYQAYADYDVMLDLTRELIQGAATAAFGSPVARKEGQEYDISGPWPVKTVYGALSEVLGEEIGPGSELLRLHRLCDRAGVPYTADDGPGDIVLEMYERLVEERTQLPTFYKDFPTDVAPLTRQHRTDPRLAERWDLVAFGTELGTAYSELTDPLEQRRRLTEQSLRAAGGDPEAMELDEEFLEALEYAMPPTGGLGIGVDRLVMFLTGLTIRETLPFPLVRRR; this comes from the coding sequence ATGACCGCCAGCGCGGAGCCCGTCGCCCGGAGGGACCCCACGGCCCCGGCCGGCCCGCCCACGAGCGGGCGGCTCGGCTGGGTGCCCGAGGCCTTCGCGACACTCTTCGGCGCGCTCGGCCTGCTGTGCGCCCTGCTCGCGCTCATCGAACCGCTGCGCCGGGTGTTCCGCCCGGTCGCCCGCACCCTCGACCAGCTGCTGGTGCCCATCAGCGCCAACCTGGCCTACGCCGTCTTCCTGTTCCTGCTGGCCGGCGCCATCGCCGCCCGCAAGAAGGTCGCCTGGTGGCTGGTCGTCGTCTATCTCGGCCTGCTCGTCCTCACCGACGCGCTCGGCCTGACCCTGGGCCTGTACGCCCAGTCGGTGCCGTCCTTCGTGCTGTGCGGCCTGCTGCTGCTCCTGCTCGTCGCGGCCCGCAAGGAGTTCTACGCCGCCTCCCGCCGCGGCGCTCTGTGGCGGGCCATCGGCGTCCTGCTGGCCGGGCTCGCCGTTGCCATCCTGCTCGGCTGGGGCCTGGTACTGCTGTTCCCGGGCACGCTGCCGGCGAACGAGCATCTGGTCTGGGCGGCCGACCGGGTGCTCGGCGGACTGTTCCCGCCCAGCTCCTTCACCGGCCGCCCGCCCCGCAAGGTGACCTTCCTGCTCGGTCTGCTCGGCGCTCTCGCCCTGCTCAACGCGGCCGCCGCGCTGTTCCGTTCCCAGCGCCTGGAAGCCGCCCTGCACGGCGACGAGGAGGCCCGCATCCGCGCCCTCCTCGCGGCCTACGGCGCACGGGACTCCCTCGGCTACTTCGCCACCCGCCGCGACAAGGCCGTCGTCTTCTCGCCCAGCGGCAAGGCCGCCGTCACCTACCGCGTCGAGGCCGGCGTCTGCCTCGCCAGCGGCGACCCCGTCGGCGACCCCGAGGCCTGGCCGCACGCCATCGCCGCCTGGCTGGACCACGCCCGCCGCTACGCCTGGGTGCCCGCCGTGATGGGCGCCTCCGAGGACGGCGCCCGCGCCTACGCCCGCGCCGGGCTCGGCGCCCTGGAGCTCGGCGACGAGGCGATCGTGTACGTGGCCGCCTTCGACCTGGACGGCCGCGACATGCGGGTGACCCGGCAGGCCGTGCACCGCGTCCGGCGCACCGGCGCCACCTGCCGCATCCGCCGCCACGCCCATCTCACCGAACACGAGATGGAGGAGATCGTCGACAAGGCGGACGCCTGGCGCGACACCGAGACCGAGCGCGGCTTCTCGATGGCCCTGGACCGGCTCGGCGACCCCGCCGACGGCGACTGTCTGCTCGTGGAGGCGCTCGGCGAGGACGGGAGCCTGCTCGCCCTGCTCTCCTTCGTGCCCTGGGGCCGCGACGGCATCTCGCTGGACCTGATGCGCCGTGACCGGGCCGCGCCCAACGGGGTCATGGAGTTCATGGTCGCCGACCTGTGCGCCGCCGCCCCCAAGCTGGGCGTCCGCCGCATCTCGCTGAACTTCGCCGTCTTCCGCTCCGTCTTCGAGGAGGGCGCCCGCATCGGCGCCGGACCCGTCCTCAGGCTCTGGCGCCGCCTGCTGCTGTTCTTCTCCCGCTGGTGGCAACTGGAGGCCCTGTACCGCTCCAACGCCAAATACCACCCGGAGTGGTACCCGCGGTTCATCTGCTACGGCGAGACCGCCTCCCTCGCCCGCATCAGCCTGGCCTCCGGCATCGCCGAAGGCTTCGTCTCCGTACCGTCGTTGCGCAAACTCTGGGGAAAGGGGCACCCGAAGACGGGGCAGCAGCCCGCCACCGCCCACGGGCTGCCGCCCCTGACGGCGCTCGGCCTCGACGGAGGGGACCAGGCCGGGCCCGTCGCCCCGGACGCGGGCCTGCCCGAACAGGTCCGCGTCCGGCACCACAAGCTCGACACACTCCGCGCCACCGGCACCGACCCCTACCCGGTCGGAGTCCCCGCCCCCACCCACGCCCTCGCCGACGTGCCCCCCGGCACGGACGTCACCGTGGCCGGACGGCTCATGCTGGTCCGTGACTTCGGCGGCATCGTCTTCGCCGTGCTGCGCGACTGGTCCGGCGATCACCAGATCGCCCTCACCCGCAGCGGCGCCGGGGCCGCCCTCGACCGCTTCACGACCGGCTGCGACATCGGCGACCACATCACCGCCACCGGCCACGCCGGCCGCAGCGACAAGGGCGAGCCCACCGTCTTCGTCACCTCCTGGCAGCTCACCGGCAAATGCCTGCACCCGCTGCCCGACAAACGCCGCGGCCTCACCGACCCCGAGACGCGGGTCCGCCGCCGCTACCTCGACCTCGTCACCAGCCCCGCCGCGCGCACCGTGATCCGGGCCCGCTCCACCGCCGTACAGGCCCTGCGCCAGGGCCTGCTGGACCGCGGCTTCGTCGAGGTCGAGACCCCGATGCTGCAGCAGATCCACGGCGGCGCCAACGCCCGCCCCTTCACCACTCACATCAACGCCTACGACCTCGACCTGTATCTGCGCATCGCCCCCGAGCTGTATCTGAAGCGGCTGTGCGTCGGCGGCCTGGAGAAGGTCTTCGAACTGGGCCGCACCTTCCGCAACGAGGGCGTCTCCTACAAGCACAACCCCGAGTTCACGATGCTGGAGGCCTACCAGGCGTACGCCGACTACGACGTCATGCTCGACCTCACCCGCGAGCTGATCCAGGGGGCAGCGACCGCCGCCTTCGGCTCCCCCGTGGCCCGCAAGGAGGGGCAGGAGTACGACATCTCCGGGCCGTGGCCGGTCAAGACGGTCTACGGGGCGCTGTCCGAGGTGCTGGGGGAGGAGATCGGCCCAGGCTCCGAACTGCTGCGCCTGCACCGGCTGTGCGACCGGGCCGGGGTGCCGTACACCGCCGACGACGGGCCCGGGGACATCGTCCTGGAGATGTACGAGCGGCTGGTCGAGGAACGCACCCAACTCCCCACCTTCTACAAGGACTTCCCGACCGACGTCGCCCCCCTGACCCGGCAGCACCGCACCGACCCGCGGCTCGCCGAACGCTGGGACCTCGTCGCCTTCGGTACGGAACTCGGCACCGCCTACTCCGAGTTGACCGACCCCCTGGAACAACGGCGGCGGCTCACCGAGCAGTCGCTGCGAGCCGCCGGCGGCGACCCGGAGGCCATGGAGCTGGACGAGGAGTTCCTGGAAGCGCTGGAGTACGCGATGCCCCCGACCGGCGGCCTCGGCATCGGCGTCGACCGGCTCGTGATGTTCCTCACCGGCCTGACGATCCGGGAGACCCTCCCGTTCCCGCTGGTGCGCCGCCGCTGA
- a CDS encoding LysR family transcriptional regulator has product MDLKAVRTFVTVVDAGQFQDAADVLGVTQQAVSKRIAALEKELGVRLFTRTPRGTVPTIDGQAFLPHARELLLAEERAAASVRPGRRALRVDVLGARLAPAGLLRAFHEAEPGTDLDIVTLFDAATAVAAVRSGTIDATVRAVTTKPPEGLRAARVLDEPVQLLTGPGHPLAGARSVTPVQLAGYRIWMPGLVDGTEWADYYGSLAAEFGLTIDSVGPNFGTEPLLDAVADSAELATFVGEQTRLVWPAGHDLRRIPLTDPTPVYPHSLVWAAANTHPGLAALRTHLAARRPARPAARTWTPAWAVRGV; this is encoded by the coding sequence GTGGACCTCAAGGCCGTGCGCACCTTCGTCACCGTGGTGGACGCCGGGCAGTTCCAGGACGCCGCGGACGTCCTCGGCGTCACCCAGCAGGCCGTCTCGAAGCGGATCGCGGCCCTGGAGAAGGAGCTGGGGGTGCGGCTGTTCACCCGGACCCCGCGCGGCACGGTGCCGACCATCGACGGGCAGGCGTTCCTCCCGCACGCCCGGGAGCTGCTGCTGGCCGAGGAGCGGGCCGCGGCCTCGGTACGGCCGGGCCGGCGGGCGCTCAGGGTCGACGTGCTCGGGGCCCGGCTGGCCCCCGCCGGGCTGCTGCGCGCGTTCCACGAGGCCGAGCCCGGCACGGACCTGGACATCGTGACGCTCTTCGACGCCGCCACGGCCGTGGCCGCCGTACGCTCCGGCACGATCGACGCGACCGTCCGCGCGGTCACCACCAAACCGCCCGAGGGCCTGCGAGCTGCCCGGGTGCTGGACGAGCCGGTCCAACTGCTGACCGGTCCGGGGCATCCGCTCGCCGGGGCCCGGTCGGTGACGCCGGTGCAGCTGGCCGGGTACCGGATCTGGATGCCGGGCCTCGTGGACGGCACCGAGTGGGCCGACTACTACGGTTCTCTGGCCGCCGAGTTCGGGCTGACCATCGACTCGGTCGGCCCCAATTTCGGCACCGAGCCGCTGCTCGACGCGGTCGCTGACTCCGCCGAGCTCGCCACCTTCGTCGGCGAGCAGACCCGGCTGGTCTGGCCCGCCGGACACGACCTGCGGCGCATCCCGCTCACCGATCCGACGCCGGTGTATCCGCACTCCCTGGTCTGGGCCGCAGCCAACACCCACCCGGGGCTCGCCGCGCTGCGCACCCATCTCGCCGCCCGCCGCCCGGCCCGCCCCGCCGCCCGGACCTGGACACCGGCCTGGGCCGTGCGTGGCGTCTAG